In Anaerolineales bacterium, one DNA window encodes the following:
- a CDS encoding transposase, which translates to MSKPTIKITRTIRSEQVLNAFMTVVRKNLPLELRNTRITAEDILYVLAYANVHRLSIESACLELQNAPSGNRLREVLAQSLPDRAGLQNRLNRIFHRQLHPSVWKCKRDFNVAIDLTLIPYHGQPYEDRKEIVRSAPKSGTTHFHGYATVSIVRDHRRYVVALRFIEHGEDMADIVRWLLKRLKTLKFRIRRVFLDKGFCSKPVFKVLDQHKVSFVTPIPVRGKSGGVRTLFQGKSRVTTYTFNSPKYGIYTVQAVVVQRYSKGRYGRHKSKWFAYAVSGLPSGILPAQVFELYRQRFGIESSYRQMNQVRARTSTRNPVIRLLLVGLAFVLFNLYIALRQNLASALKTPLESFNRFWLSLRRVAFLLSRAIERFWGATEVIQHQSCFVLS; encoded by the coding sequence ATGTCCAAGCCCACAATCAAGATTACCCGAACAATTCGTTCCGAGCAAGTGCTGAATGCCTTCATGACGGTGGTTCGCAAGAACCTGCCGCTGGAATTGCGAAACACCCGGATCACTGCCGAAGATATCCTGTATGTGTTGGCATACGCCAATGTGCATCGTTTGAGCATTGAATCGGCTTGTCTGGAGTTGCAGAATGCGCCTTCGGGTAATCGTCTGCGAGAAGTATTAGCCCAGTCGCTGCCAGACCGAGCCGGTTTGCAGAACCGATTGAACCGCATCTTTCATCGGCAACTCCATCCCAGTGTATGGAAGTGCAAACGCGATTTCAATGTGGCGATTGACCTGACCCTGATCCCATATCATGGTCAGCCGTATGAAGACAGAAAGGAGATCGTACGCAGTGCACCCAAGTCTGGGACAACCCATTTTCATGGTTACGCCACGGTTTCGATTGTGCGGGACCATCGGCGCTACGTTGTGGCGTTGCGCTTCATCGAACATGGCGAGGATATGGCCGACATCGTCCGCTGGCTGCTGAAACGCCTGAAAACACTCAAATTTCGCATTCGACGGGTGTTTTTGGACAAAGGTTTCTGCTCCAAGCCGGTTTTCAAGGTTCTGGACCAACACAAGGTCAGTTTCGTAACGCCCATTCCCGTGCGTGGCAAGTCGGGCGGTGTGCGGACTTTGTTTCAAGGTAAATCACGTGTCACCACCTACACCTTTAACAGCCCAAAATATGGCATATATACAGTGCAGGCGGTGGTCGTCCAGCGCTATTCCAAAGGACGCTATGGACGACACAAGAGCAAGTGGTTTGCGTACGCCGTCTCCGGATTGCCCTCTGGCATTTTGCCTGCCCAGGTGTTTGAACTTTATCGTCAACGCTTCGGCATTGAGTCGAGCTACCGACAAATGAACCAGGTGCGCGCTCGAACTTCCACCCGTAATCCTGTCATCCGCTTGCTGCTGGTTGGTTTGGCTTTTGTCTTGTTCAATCTGTACATTGCCTTGCGCCAGAATCTGGCCTCCGCGCTTAAAACACCGTTAGAATCTTTCAATCGCTTCTGGCTTTCTTTGCGCCGTGTCGCTTTCCTGCTCAGTCGTGCCATTGAACGCTTCTGGGGTGCGACTGAGGTCATTCAACATCAATCATGTTTTGTGCTTTCGTGA
- a CDS encoding zinc ribbon domain-containing protein has product MFCPNCGQQNGSEARFCMLCGKPMPNPSSAIPAKRACSHCGYVNRGGIQFCEECGEVLSAGTIDGNNAAAIPSDLLHTRFDRKPQRNLIKSLWSLVLITVLSVLGGWFLGQGLLWVNSSIAPALFVEEVNETDAIHLATDFAVRQYPDINLDLRTVESATYQGRPVYVVDFICDKPPTAIRILVNVLDGGVTLFQYVSGP; this is encoded by the coding sequence ATGTTTTGTCCAAATTGTGGGCAGCAAAATGGTTCGGAAGCGCGTTTTTGTATGTTGTGTGGGAAACCAATGCCGAATCCATCTTCTGCTATACCTGCGAAACGCGCCTGTTCCCATTGCGGGTATGTTAATCGGGGAGGGATACAGTTCTGCGAAGAGTGCGGAGAGGTTCTTTCCGCTGGGACTATTGATGGCAACAACGCCGCGGCCATTCCATCGGATTTACTACATACGCGGTTTGATAGAAAACCACAGCGCAACCTAATAAAATCCTTATGGTCCTTGGTGTTGATCACTGTATTAAGTGTTCTAGGTGGTTGGTTCCTGGGACAGGGTTTACTATGGGTAAACTCGAGCATTGCCCCGGCGCTGTTTGTTGAAGAAGTAAATGAAACTGACGCGATACATCTGGCAACTGACTTTGCCGTCAGGCAATATCCGGACATAAATTTGGATTTGCGCACTGTAGAAAGTGCTACCTACCAGGGACGGCCGGTTTATGTTGTAGATTTTATATGTGATAAACCGCCGACGGCCATCCGCATACTGGTTAATGTTCTTGATGGTGGTGTCACCCTGTTTCAATATGTATCTGGGCCATAA
- the mtnA gene encoding S-methyl-5-thioribose-1-phosphate isomerase, whose product MRTVFWENNELKMIDQRILPGRFEVLSYRGHREVAHAITDMVVRGAPAIGAAAAFGLALAAFESVSFSTSSLLGDLGTASARLKAARPTAVNLAWALDRVMAVVSTAGGGRSVDELRHMVLAEAQKLADEDVEINKRMAEHGAALINDGDTIIHHCNTGALATVDWGTALGVIRTAHEQGKRIHVFVDETRPRLQGARLTAWELEQYGVPYEIISDNTAGYFLKAGKVQKCFVGSDRTAANGDVANKIGTYMLALAAFDNGVPFYPVVPTSTIDLSLAHGDLIPIEERNPQEVLGLEFEGQRVAPQNAKARNIAFDVTPNRLVTGIVTENGVAYPPFEASLKKLVLGE is encoded by the coding sequence ATGCGGACTGTATTCTGGGAAAACAACGAACTTAAGATGATCGACCAGCGCATTTTGCCGGGGCGCTTTGAGGTGCTGTCCTATCGCGGGCACCGCGAGGTGGCGCATGCGATCACGGACATGGTCGTGCGCGGCGCGCCCGCCATTGGAGCGGCCGCCGCTTTCGGGCTTGCGCTGGCTGCGTTTGAATCCGTCTCCTTCTCGACCTCCAGCCTGCTCGGTGACCTGGGTACCGCTTCCGCCAGGTTGAAGGCGGCGCGCCCCACAGCGGTTAACCTGGCTTGGGCCCTGGACAGGGTCATGGCGGTTGTGTCAACTGCCGGCGGTGGAAGAAGCGTGGATGAACTTCGTCACATGGTTTTGGCGGAAGCCCAAAAGCTTGCCGATGAAGATGTCGAGATCAACAAACGCATGGCGGAGCATGGCGCGGCGCTTATCAATGACGGCGATACCATTATCCACCATTGCAACACGGGTGCGCTCGCCACTGTGGACTGGGGCACGGCGTTGGGCGTCATCCGTACCGCGCATGAGCAGGGCAAAAGGATTCACGTCTTTGTGGATGAAACCCGTCCGCGTTTGCAGGGAGCGCGGCTGACGGCCTGGGAATTGGAACAATACGGCGTTCCCTATGAGATCATCAGCGATAATACCGCCGGATATTTTTTGAAGGCAGGCAAGGTGCAGAAATGCTTTGTCGGTTCAGACCGCACGGCCGCCAATGGGGACGTGGCGAACAAGATCGGAACCTACATGCTGGCCTTGGCGGCATTCGATAACGGCGTGCCGTTCTATCCCGTCGTGCCCACCTCCACCATTGACCTCTCCCTCGCGCACGGCGATCTGATTCCCATCGAAGAACGGAATCCGCAGGAAGTGCTCGGCCTGGAGTTCGAAGGCCAGCGCGTTGCGCCGCAGAATGCAAAAGCCCGCAACATCGCCTTTGATGTCACCCCGAACCGGCTGGTGACGGGCATTGTCACGGAAAACGGCGTGGCTTATCCGCCGTTTGAGGCGAGTTTGAAGAAACTGGTTTTGGGAGAATAG